In the Mycobacterium adipatum genome, one interval contains:
- the eccCa gene encoding type VII secretion protein EccCa has protein sequence MRARFPQRRRVSGPKPAPKDNFLFEPPPELPRTIEVSAWKKALPWVFGVVIVGMVAMMFIMGFRQMNPMYLFFMAMMGIALFSSMQGQSGNSEMSKAEVNSERAEYLRYLSGMAEQIREAADAQKAGAEWSHPDPDVLEAVLDGPRMWERGASDPDYLHIRVGRDEVKLAAKVKVKPVESELDLEPVTKTALQHLRAVQQSIPHCPKAINFAGLGMIGIYGERGVFEAAVRAWVAQLVCWHTPNDTALAIVSPHLESRWAWAKWIPHTESQDIDGAGPARFLSASLSDVEAMLEPLLKERAKVVDDKGNFDAAAVSKSNKHVVVVIADADAPSSAVRRIASRDGVTVIALRHGEGPDPDYAAHPRELLLRVDRDGNADDAPLRMQHWHNFRWQLFCAEPDSLGEPVIAHLARQLSKWDSAPIGRQDAESAAAQNMLSLLGVTNAANLDVHALWKPRMLPVGTGEPVNLEPLLRVPIGLQPSGAPLIVDLKDEADGGNGPHGLMIGMTGSGKSTTLATLVEGLFIQHSPDVVQAILTDFKDGAGFDAFADYPHTVAVITNMEEKRSLVDRFGDTLLGLLDLRGRIFHEAGNQIKGAAFQSLIEYNEARATPAGAHLPPVPFMFVVVDEFSLLLKDHPEMADVFDTVTRKGRSQGVFFLFASQTLDEGVIKRIPDNTQYRIGLKVASESISRRVIGNADAYHIADGKTVKGTGYFVRAPGAEPVKYRGFMLPSRYEPPTTVNRRVISASPRARLFTAGRVEPDADTVIEEEIAAESVLEGPPRSLVLTVGPQLTAAYGKKVPQLWSPPLDDPIPLDSILTQAQGAPQRPGAAPWWPLGEIDRPRQLSHGLLRYSLDEGNVSVLGMRKDEASSVVQTFVLSAASRYSPTEVGFYLMSYGGPALGVLRDLPHVGAIGGEGRREVNLRLLGDLEAVLMRRRRLFQQHNILSVDEWRRKRQAGDRALDDGFPTDLFVIVDGWENFIDDNTSILNPKNPQVKNIETLISGGHGVHVVITASDWIKLGNVIQNQINARYELKLANAANSQVRARIEDKMIRPQDRIPADQPGRGITSTGDVIRFAVGRTDGQATMDDLDTKVRETVQAITERFAGHRRAPGPRLLPTRVEARSLPSSRDLGGERHALGVRGRDLQPMVVDFATDPLLAVFGDDHHGKSSFILNTIASITAGRQSPNEAIIVLFDPKRRLGEATRMLVEPRPDDENPADFYETDFNVMARRVDQIATILDKRQPPSSSGWEQRRAWTYEGPKIYLIVDDLDAVPLRQQLHQQVTAGAPAAPGMGMTVATWEPLLRHLPNAADRGLRVIVTHRAAELMAAEVQTNGIPHHLSTQPSTRILLGARSDRDKVGGVKFEVGLPPGRGQVVGGSQDNAGYVQLAAPPN, from the coding sequence ATGCGAGCGAGATTCCCTCAGCGGCGGCGCGTCAGCGGCCCTAAGCCCGCACCGAAGGACAACTTCCTCTTCGAGCCGCCACCGGAGCTGCCTCGCACCATTGAGGTCAGCGCGTGGAAGAAGGCGTTGCCGTGGGTGTTCGGCGTCGTCATCGTCGGCATGGTCGCAATGATGTTCATCATGGGGTTCCGCCAGATGAACCCCATGTACCTGTTCTTCATGGCGATGATGGGCATCGCGCTGTTCTCCTCGATGCAGGGCCAGAGCGGCAACTCGGAGATGAGCAAAGCCGAGGTCAACTCCGAGCGCGCCGAGTACCTGCGCTACCTGTCGGGTATGGCCGAGCAGATCCGGGAGGCGGCCGACGCGCAGAAGGCCGGCGCCGAGTGGTCGCACCCGGATCCAGACGTGCTCGAAGCGGTGCTCGACGGGCCGCGGATGTGGGAACGCGGCGCGAGCGACCCTGACTACCTCCACATCCGGGTCGGCCGCGATGAGGTGAAGTTGGCCGCGAAGGTCAAGGTCAAGCCGGTCGAGTCCGAGCTGGATCTCGAACCGGTGACCAAGACCGCTCTGCAGCACCTGCGGGCGGTGCAGCAGTCGATTCCACACTGCCCCAAGGCGATCAACTTCGCAGGACTAGGCATGATCGGTATCTACGGCGAGCGTGGCGTGTTTGAGGCTGCCGTGCGGGCGTGGGTGGCGCAGCTGGTGTGCTGGCACACCCCCAATGACACCGCGCTGGCGATCGTCTCACCGCACCTGGAGTCGCGCTGGGCCTGGGCCAAGTGGATTCCTCACACCGAGAGCCAGGACATCGACGGCGCCGGACCGGCACGGTTCCTGAGCGCATCGCTCAGTGACGTCGAAGCGATGCTGGAGCCACTACTCAAGGAACGCGCCAAGGTCGTCGACGATAAGGGAAACTTCGACGCCGCGGCAGTCAGCAAATCCAACAAGCACGTGGTGGTCGTCATTGCGGACGCCGACGCACCCTCGTCGGCGGTGCGGCGCATCGCTTCTCGCGATGGTGTCACCGTGATCGCGCTGCGCCACGGGGAGGGACCCGACCCCGACTACGCCGCGCATCCTCGCGAACTGCTGCTGCGAGTTGACCGTGACGGCAACGCCGACGATGCGCCGCTACGGATGCAGCACTGGCACAACTTCCGGTGGCAGCTGTTCTGCGCCGAACCCGACAGCCTCGGCGAGCCGGTGATCGCCCACCTGGCCCGCCAACTGTCCAAGTGGGACAGCGCCCCAATCGGTCGCCAGGACGCGGAATCGGCTGCAGCGCAGAACATGTTGTCGCTGCTGGGGGTAACCAACGCGGCCAATCTGGATGTGCACGCGTTGTGGAAGCCGCGGATGCTGCCGGTGGGCACCGGCGAGCCGGTAAACCTGGAGCCGCTGCTGCGAGTGCCGATCGGACTGCAACCCAGTGGTGCTCCGCTGATCGTCGACCTCAAAGACGAAGCCGACGGCGGCAACGGACCGCATGGACTGATGATCGGCATGACCGGATCGGGCAAGTCGACGACGCTGGCCACCCTCGTCGAGGGACTGTTCATTCAGCATTCCCCCGACGTCGTGCAGGCCATCTTGACCGACTTCAAGGACGGGGCCGGCTTCGACGCGTTCGCCGACTATCCCCACACGGTCGCGGTGATCACCAACATGGAGGAAAAGCGTTCCCTGGTTGATCGTTTCGGGGACACACTGCTGGGTCTGCTCGATCTGCGTGGCCGGATCTTCCACGAGGCGGGCAATCAGATCAAGGGCGCAGCGTTCCAGTCGCTGATCGAGTACAACGAAGCCCGGGCCACCCCGGCCGGGGCGCATCTGCCGCCTGTCCCGTTCATGTTCGTGGTGGTCGACGAATTCTCACTGCTGCTCAAGGATCACCCGGAGATGGCCGATGTCTTCGACACCGTGACCCGTAAGGGTCGCTCACAGGGCGTGTTCTTCCTGTTCGCCAGCCAGACCCTCGACGAAGGCGTGATCAAGCGGATCCCTGACAACACCCAGTACCGCATCGGCCTGAAGGTGGCTTCGGAGTCGATCTCACGCCGCGTCATCGGCAACGCCGACGCCTACCACATCGCCGATGGAAAAACCGTAAAGGGCACAGGATATTTCGTGCGAGCCCCCGGTGCGGAGCCGGTGAAGTATCGCGGTTTCATGCTGCCCAGCCGCTACGAGCCGCCCACCACGGTCAACCGCCGGGTGATCAGCGCCAGCCCTCGTGCCCGACTGTTCACCGCCGGCCGGGTCGAACCCGACGCTGACACCGTGATTGAAGAGGAGATCGCCGCAGAGTCCGTACTCGAAGGCCCGCCACGGTCGCTGGTGCTGACCGTCGGTCCGCAGCTGACTGCCGCCTACGGCAAGAAGGTCCCCCAGCTGTGGTCGCCGCCGCTGGACGACCCGATCCCGCTCGACAGCATCCTCACCCAGGCCCAGGGAGCCCCGCAGCGCCCCGGGGCCGCGCCGTGGTGGCCGCTGGGCGAGATCGACCGGCCGCGCCAACTCAGCCACGGTCTGCTGCGCTACAGCCTCGACGAGGGCAACGTGTCGGTGCTGGGCATGCGTAAAGACGAGGCGTCGTCGGTGGTGCAGACCTTCGTCCTGTCAGCCGCAAGCAGGTACTCCCCGACCGAGGTCGGCTTCTACCTGATGAGTTACGGCGGTCCGGCTCTGGGTGTGCTGCGCGATCTGCCCCATGTGGGCGCTATCGGCGGTGAAGGCCGGCGCGAGGTCAATCTGCGGCTGCTGGGCGACCTAGAAGCGGTCCTGATGCGCCGGCGGCGCCTCTTCCAGCAGCACAACATCCTCTCGGTCGACGAATGGCGACGTAAGCGGCAAGCCGGAGATCGCGCTCTCGACGACGGGTTCCCCACTGACTTGTTCGTGATCGTGGACGGCTGGGAGAACTTCATCGACGACAACACCTCGATCCTCAATCCGAAGAACCCGCAGGTAAAGAACATCGAGACGTTGATCAGCGGCGGCCATGGCGTGCACGTGGTCATCACCGCCTCGGACTGGATCAAGCTGGGCAACGTCATTCAGAACCAGATCAACGCCCGCTACGAGCTGAAGCTGGCCAACGCCGCCAACTCGCAGGTGCGCGCCCGCATCGAAGACAAGATGATCCGCCCGCAGGACCGCATCCCAGCTGACCAGCCCGGTCGCGGTATCACCTCCACCGGCGATGTCATCCGCTTCGCCGTCGGCCGCACCGACGGCCAAGCGACAATGGACGACCTCGATACCAAGGTGCGCGAGACGGTCCAGGCCATCACCGAGCGGTTCGCCGGCCACCGGCGGGCACCGGGGCCGCGGCTGCTGCCCACCCGCGTCGAAGCGCGCTCGCTGCCCAGCTCGCGCGACCTCGGTGGGGAACGTCACGCCCTTGGCGTGCGCGGCCGCGATCTGCAACCGATGGTGGTCGATTTCGCGACCGATCCCCTGCTGGCTGTCTTCGGCGACGACCATCACGGCAAGTCGAGCTTCATCCTCAACACCATCGCGAGCATCACCGCGGGCCGGCAGTCGCCCAATGAGGCGATCATCGTCCTGTTCGACCCCAAGCGTCGGCTGGGTGAGGCGACGCGCATGTTGGTAGAGCCGCGTCCCGATGACGAGAATCCGGCCGACTTCTACGAAACGGACTTCAACGTGATGGCGCGTCGTGTCGACCAGATCGCGACGATCCTCGACAAGCGTCAGCCGCCGTCATCATCGGGCTGGGAGCAGCGGCGCGCGTGGACGTACGAGGGGCCGAAGATCTATCTCATCGTCGATGACCTCGACGCGGTACCGCTGCGTCAGCAGTTGCACCAGCAGGTCACCGCCGGGGCGCCGGCCGCGCCGGGGATGGGCATGACCGTGGCCACCTGGGAACCGCTGCTGCGGCATCTGCCCAATGCTGCCGACCGCGGCCTGAGGGTCATCGTGACCCACCGGGCCGCCGAACTCATGGCCGCCGAAGTGCAGACCAACGGTATTCCGCACCACCTTTCGACGCAGCCATCCACTCGGATCCTGCTGGGTGCACGGTCGGACCGCGACAAGGTGGGTGGCGTCAAATTCGAGGTCGGGCTGCCACCTGGTCGAGGTCAAGTAGTGGGCGGCAGTCAGGACAACGCCGGCTACGTGCAGTTGGCTGCACCCCCCAACTGA
- a CDS encoding ISL3 family transposase: protein MPDATGRAGFACADLTTFCRLDELGLQVTGQRLEPGRAVLACRVTDEDRWCRRCGEEGIPRDSLTRTLAHEPFGWRPTTLLVTIRRYRCAGCAHVWRQDTTRMAEPRAKLSRRALRWALEAIVCQHLSVARIAEALAVSWNTANNAVLAEGRRVLIADPARFDGVAVIGVDEHVWRHTRRGDRYVTVIIDLTPVRDGTGPARLLDMVEGRSKKAFQDWLAERPQDWRDGVDVVAMDGFSGFKTATAEELPEAATVMDPFHVVRLAGNALDECRRRVQLATCGHRGRKSDPLYTCRRTLHTGADLLTDRQRTRLAALFAADAHAEVEATWQMYQRTVAAYREPDRTKGRTMMAALITTLSTGVPKPLTELITLGRTLKKRAADVLAYFDRPGTSNGPTEAINGRLEHLRGSALGFRNLTNYIARSLLETGGFRTQLLAPRQ from the coding sequence GTGCCTGACGCTACCGGTCGGGCGGGCTTCGCCTGCGCTGACCTGACGACTTTCTGCCGCCTCGACGAACTTGGGCTGCAGGTGACCGGACAACGCCTTGAGCCCGGCCGTGCTGTGCTGGCGTGCCGGGTGACCGACGAGGACCGGTGGTGTCGTCGCTGCGGCGAAGAAGGCATCCCACGCGACAGCCTCACCCGTACTCTGGCCCATGAGCCGTTCGGGTGGCGCCCCACCACACTGCTGGTGACCATCCGTCGCTACCGGTGCGCCGGCTGCGCCCACGTGTGGCGACAAGACACCACCAGGATGGCCGAACCACGTGCCAAGCTGTCGCGGCGTGCTCTGCGGTGGGCGCTGGAAGCCATTGTCTGCCAGCATCTATCCGTGGCTCGCATCGCCGAAGCGCTCGCGGTGTCGTGGAACACCGCCAACAACGCGGTGCTGGCAGAAGGCCGACGGGTGCTGATCGCCGATCCGGCCCGTTTCGACGGCGTGGCGGTGATCGGCGTCGATGAGCACGTCTGGCGGCACACCCGTCGCGGTGACAGGTACGTCACCGTCATCATCGATCTCACCCCTGTGCGTGACGGGACCGGTCCGGCTCGGCTGCTCGACATGGTCGAGGGTCGCTCAAAAAAGGCGTTTCAGGACTGGTTGGCCGAGCGGCCGCAGGACTGGCGTGACGGCGTGGACGTTGTTGCTATGGATGGCTTCTCCGGGTTCAAGACCGCTACCGCCGAGGAACTGCCCGAGGCGGCGACGGTGATGGACCCTTTCCACGTGGTGCGCCTGGCTGGCAACGCCCTCGATGAGTGCCGCCGCCGGGTGCAGCTGGCGACATGTGGGCACCGCGGCCGCAAGTCCGACCCGCTCTACACCTGCCGACGCACCCTGCACACCGGTGCCGATCTGCTCACCGACCGCCAGCGCACCCGGCTGGCCGCCTTGTTCGCCGCCGACGCCCACGCAGAAGTCGAGGCCACCTGGCAGATGTATCAGCGCACCGTGGCCGCGTATCGTGAACCCGACCGCACGAAAGGCCGCACGATGATGGCGGCGCTGATCACCACGCTGAGCACCGGCGTTCCCAAGCCGCTGACCGAACTGATCACCCTGGGACGGACCCTGAAGAAGCGTGCCGCCGACGTGCTGGCCTACTTCGACCGCCCCGGCACCTCCAACGGGCCCACCGAAGCGATCAACGGCCGCCTCGAACACCTGCGCGGATCCGCGCTGGGCTTCCGCAACCTCACCAACTACATCGCCCGGTCACTGCTCGAGACCGGAGGCTTCCGAACTCAGCTCCTTGCACCTCGGCAGTGA
- a CDS encoding plasmid pRiA4b ORF-3 family protein: MSGGGVDLSMLQQLMADAGRDLFAGVFDEPTPEVGAVPERVRGFRVRVDLMYAKPPIWRRLVLPGDLVLDELHDVLQVAMGWQDGHLHKFGVGADRRTRAYFVTRFDLSEGDDGLVEDGVRLDQVVSGKGDRLFYDYDFGDGWEHVLVVEDVLDDPPSAPVCLAGKMACPPEDCGGLGGYEELAAWVRGGYDPRATPMGLGAQEMRDWLPRGWHPDRFSVTETNDALAASNMR; this comes from the coding sequence GTGTCCGGGGGTGGTGTGGACCTGTCGATGCTGCAACAGCTGATGGCCGATGCTGGCCGGGATTTGTTCGCGGGAGTGTTCGATGAACCGACACCCGAGGTGGGAGCTGTGCCGGAGCGTGTGCGGGGTTTCCGGGTGCGGGTCGACCTGATGTACGCCAAGCCGCCGATCTGGCGTCGTCTGGTCCTGCCGGGTGACCTCGTGCTCGATGAGCTGCATGACGTGCTGCAGGTTGCGATGGGCTGGCAGGACGGTCATCTGCATAAGTTCGGTGTCGGGGCGGACCGGCGTACCCGTGCCTACTTCGTCACCAGATTTGATCTCAGCGAAGGCGACGACGGTCTCGTCGAGGACGGTGTGCGCCTGGATCAGGTGGTCTCCGGTAAGGGCGACCGGTTGTTCTATGACTACGACTTCGGCGACGGATGGGAGCACGTGCTGGTGGTCGAAGACGTTCTCGATGATCCACCTTCGGCTCCGGTGTGCCTGGCGGGCAAGATGGCCTGCCCGCCGGAGGATTGTGGTGGCTTGGGCGGCTATGAGGAATTGGCTGCGTGGGTTCGTGGCGGGTACGACCCGCGGGCAACACCGATGGGGCTGGGTGCGCAGGAGATGCGCGACTGGCTGCCCCGAGGCTGGCACCCCGATCGTTTCTCGGTGACCGAGACCAATGACGCTCTGGCCGCGTCGAATATGCGTTGA